Proteins encoded together in one Chroicocephalus ridibundus chromosome 13, bChrRid1.1, whole genome shotgun sequence window:
- the SMTN gene encoding smoothelin isoform X3 has translation MSHENLLGMDEGALRKLLEATLDLAERRRIRSAIRELQRQELERDEEALASKRFRPERGSHRQDDKENWPRSRRLEEEQQAALATLSRQLEAITDVEELTKLLRAAGEYEERKLIRAAIRKLRAEEIEAATLAGNTQSRRRNGSEPPAVPGDAQSSQRDDAEAPALAGSGKNSPRGDTELPALSESGESHGEGSTEPLATARSGEGSQRDEAEQPALAEADESGCGEAAERPPAQEPEGSAAREQDDAVEQEHVLAGIQELRSQQAGDPQKPSAQATVSGTLVLLELQPVPEPGPELEDGGEEPERVQSCSPGAAQPKGQHHAAWKEGSPGSPDAAQEPGGKQSCRVGQAPTGHPSAGSRGSQLGVRVHSQVSAPPGRRGEPPVAAVPTQNVVGTSARLNTHRWEQVSSSPHPAGRGEPSPGGTPPRAASVRERAQRFTPAGPGPAPGPAGAGEAGGRAGPGQWQRGPRAAPPGPSQNARGGGGGGAEQRLAPGPAGRGLDGMKTYFTIEIKDGRVQPHAPRVVAAPGSQRAEVTLGLRNTPIRITTIPSSGGSVCSVSSISSNVTKMEPEVVEQSQAPRLEPELPNGMEKVQARELERRSKLNVEELSRIEDEDILDKMLDRTMDFEERRLIRNAMRELRQRKRDQREKERDQRLQETRSQATAGRAGHTTETTTTQSTQSADGSARSTVTKTERLTQSSDGSKTSRTTTMESSYVKRSDNGNSTFVQTKSSYSSSSKKTGSIFDREDESASRQSSLAALERRQAEKKKELMKAQSLPKTSASQARKAMMEKLQKEGGSSPNPAAARTAVQRSSSFGVPNANSIKQMLLDWCRAKTRGYEHVDIQNFSSSWSDGMAFCALVHNFFPEAFDYSQLTPQNRRHNFEVAFSSAEMLVDCVPLVEVEDMMIMGKKPDSKCVFTYVQSLYNHLRRHELRMRQKEC, from the exons CTGGAGGCGACGCTGGACCTGGCTGAGCGGCGCCGCATCCGCTCAGCCATCAGGGAGCTGCAgcggcaggagctggagcgggacGAGGAGGCACTGGCATCCAAACGCTTCCGCCCGGAGCGTGGCAGCCACCGACAGGACGACAAGGAGAACTGGCCGCG GTCCCGGCGcctggaggaggagcagcaggcagcCCTGGCCACCTTGTCCAGGCAGCTCGAAGCCATCACCGATGTGGAGGAGCTGACAAAGCTG CTGCGGGCGGCAGGTGAGTATGAGGAACGCAAGCTGATCCGAGCTGCCATCCGCAAGCTGCGGGCTGAGGAGATCGAAG CCGCAACCCTGGCTGGGAACACGCAGAGCAGACGGAGGAACGGCAGCGAGCCCCCTGCTGTGCCCGGGGATGCACAGAGCAGCCAGAGGGACGATGCTGAagcaccagcccttgctgggAGCGGGAAGAACAGCCCGAGAGGCGATACTGAGCTGCCAGCCCTGTCTGAGAGTGGGGAGAGCCATGGCGAGGGCAGCACCGAGCCCCTGGCCACAGCCAGGAGTGGGGAGGGCAGCCAGCGGGATGAGGCAGAGCAGCCGGCACTGGCCGAGGCGGATGAGAGTGGCTGCGGGGAAGCTGCCGAGCGGCCCCCTGCCCAGGAGCCAGAAGGCTCAGCG gcccgCGAGCAAGATGACGCGGTGGAGCAGGAGCATGTCCTGGCTGGGATACAGGAGCTACGCAGCCAGCAGGCGGGAGACCCCCAGAAACCCAGTGCCCAGG cCACGGTCTCGGGGACCCtcgtgctcctggagctgcagccGGTCCCGGAACCTGGTCCAGAGCTCGAAGATGGTGGTGAGGAGCCAGAGCGGGTCCAGTCGTGCTCCCCAGGCGCTGCTCAGCCAAAGGGGCAGCACCACGCAGCCTGGAAGGAAGGGAGCCCAGGCAGCCCCGACGCTGCCCAGGAGCCCGGTGGGAAGCAAAGCTGCCGGGTGGGGCAAGCCCCCACGGGCCATCCCAGTGCTGGCAGCCGGGGCAGCCAG CTTGGTGTTAGGGTGCACAGCCAGGTGTCAGCGCCGCCTGGGAGGCGTGGGGAGCCGCCAGTGG CGGCAGTGCCCACGCAGAATGTAGTGGGGACCTCGGCTCGCCTGAACACTCACCGGTGGGAGCAAGTGTCCTCCTCTCCGCACCCGGCTGGCCGCGGGG AGCCGAGCCCCGGCGGGACCCCGCCGCGGGCCGCCTCGGTGCGGGAGAGAGCCCAGCGCTTCAccccggcgggcccgggcccggcccccggcccggcgggggcgggcgaggcgggggggcgggccgggcccggccaaTGGCAACGGGGGCCCCGCGCGGCCCCGCCGGGGCCCTCTCAAAacgcccggggcggcggcggcggaggcgcaGAGCAGCGCCTGGCaccgggccccgccggccgcggcctCGACGGCATGAAGACCTACTTCACCATCGAGATCAAGGACGGGCGCGTGCAGCCCCACGCGCCCCGCGTCGTGGCTGCCCCCGGCAGCCAGCGGGCAG AGGTGACCCTGGGGCTGCGAAATACCCCCATCCGCATCACCACCATCCCCAGCAGCGGTGGCAGCGTCTGCAGCGTCAGCAGTATCAGCAGCAATGTCACCAAG ATGGAGCCAGAGGTGGTGGAGCAGTCCCAGGCGCCGAGGCTGGAGCCAGAGCTGCCTAACGGCATGGAGAAAGTCCAAGCGAGGGAGCTGGAGAGAAGGAGCAAGCTGAACGTTGAGGAGCTGAGCAGGATTGAGGATGAAGATATTCTGGATAAGATG ctggatcGGACAATGGACTTTGAGGAGCGGCGACTGATCCGAAACGCCATGCGGGAGCTGCGCCAACGCAAGCGAG ACCAGCGGGAGAAGGAACGGGACCAGCGGCTGCAGGAGACGAGAAGCCAGGCTACGGCAGGGAGGGCCGGCCACACCACGGAGACCACCACCACGCAGAGCACCCAGTCAGCCGACGGCTCGGCACGCAGCACCGTCACCAAGACCGAGCGTCTCACCCAGTCTA GTGATGGCAGCAAGACCTCCCGTACCACAACCATGGAGTCAAGTTACGTGAAGAGATCAGACA ATGGCAACAGCACGTTCGTTCAAACTAAGTCATCCTACAGCTCCTCTTCCAAAAAGACAGGCAG catCTTCGACCGTGAAGACGAGAGTGCCTCCAGGCAGAGCAGTCTGGCTGCGCTGGAGCGGCGCCAGGCTGAGAAGAAGAAGGAGCTGATGAAAGCTCAGAGCCTGCCCAAGACATCGGCCTCGCAGGCTCGCAAGGCCATGatggagaagctgcagaaggaGGGCGGGAG CTCGCCAAACCCTGCGGCGGCACGCACCGCTGTGCAGCGCTCCTCCAGCTTCGGTGTGCCCAATGCCAACAGCATCAAGCAGATGTTGCTGGACTGGTGCAGAGCCAAGACCCGGGGCTACGAG CACGTGGACATCCAGAACTTCTCATCCAGCTGGAGTGATGGCATGGCCTTTTGCGCCTTGGTCCACAACTTCTTCCCCGAGGCGTTTGACTACAGCCAGCTGACGCCCCAGAACCGCCGCCACAACTTCGAGGTGGCCTTCTCCTCCGCAGA GATGCTGGTGGACTGCGTGCCCCTGGTGGAGGTGGAAGACATGATGATTATGGGGAAGAAGCCAGATTCCAAGTGTGTCTTCACCTACGTGCAGTCCCTCTACAACCACCTGCGTCGCCACGAGTTGCGCATGCGGCAGAAAGAGTGCTAG
- the SMTN gene encoding smoothelin isoform X2, with amino-acid sequence MSHENLLGMDEGALRKLLEATLDLAERRRIRSAIRELQRQELERDEEALASKRFRPERGSHRQDDKENWPRSRRLEEEQQAALATLSRQLEAITDVEELTKLLRAAGEYEERKLIRAAIRKLRAEEIEAATLAGNTQSRRRNGSEPPAVPGDAQSSQRDDAEAPALAGSGKNSPRGDTELPALSESGESHGEGSTEPLATARSGEGSQRDEAEQPALAEADESGCGEAAERPPAQEPEGSAAREQDDAVEQEHVLAGIQELRSQQAGDPQKPSAQATVSGTLVLLELQPVPEPGPELEDGGEEPERVQSCSPGAAQPKGQHHAAWKEGSPGSPDAAQEPGGKQSCRVGQAPTGHPSAGSRGSQLGVRVHSQVSAPPGRRGEPPVAAVPTQNVVGTSARLNTHRWEQVSSSPHPAGRGEPSPGGTPPRAASVRERAQRFTPAGPGPAPGPAGAGEAGGRAGPGQWQRGPRAAPPGPSQNARGGGGGGAEQRLAPGPAGRGLDGMKTYFTIEIKDGRVQPHAPRVVAAPGSQRAEVTLGLRNTPIRITTIPSSGGSVCSVSSISSNVTKDPCAHFEGTEEPSGPVAHPPAFSSTRQQSTLHLSRSNSSMEPEVVEQSQAPRLEPELPNGMEKVQARELERRSKLNVEELSRIEDEDILDKMLDRTMDFEERRLIRNAMRELRQRKRDQREKERDQRLQETRSQATAGRAGHTTETTTTQSTQSADGSARSTVTKTERLTQSSDGSKTSRTTTMESSYVKRSDNGNSTFVQTKSSYSSSSKKTGSIFDREDESASRQSSLAALERRQAEKKKELMKAQSLPKTSASQARKAMMEKLQKEGGSSPNPAAARTAVQRSSSFGVPNANSIKQMLLDWCRAKTRGYEHVDIQNFSSSWSDGMAFCALVHNFFPEAFDYSQLTPQNRRHNFEVAFSSAEKHADCPQLLDVEDMVRMREPDWKCVYTYIQEFYRCLVQKGLVKTKKS; translated from the exons CTGGAGGCGACGCTGGACCTGGCTGAGCGGCGCCGCATCCGCTCAGCCATCAGGGAGCTGCAgcggcaggagctggagcgggacGAGGAGGCACTGGCATCCAAACGCTTCCGCCCGGAGCGTGGCAGCCACCGACAGGACGACAAGGAGAACTGGCCGCG GTCCCGGCGcctggaggaggagcagcaggcagcCCTGGCCACCTTGTCCAGGCAGCTCGAAGCCATCACCGATGTGGAGGAGCTGACAAAGCTG CTGCGGGCGGCAGGTGAGTATGAGGAACGCAAGCTGATCCGAGCTGCCATCCGCAAGCTGCGGGCTGAGGAGATCGAAG CCGCAACCCTGGCTGGGAACACGCAGAGCAGACGGAGGAACGGCAGCGAGCCCCCTGCTGTGCCCGGGGATGCACAGAGCAGCCAGAGGGACGATGCTGAagcaccagcccttgctgggAGCGGGAAGAACAGCCCGAGAGGCGATACTGAGCTGCCAGCCCTGTCTGAGAGTGGGGAGAGCCATGGCGAGGGCAGCACCGAGCCCCTGGCCACAGCCAGGAGTGGGGAGGGCAGCCAGCGGGATGAGGCAGAGCAGCCGGCACTGGCCGAGGCGGATGAGAGTGGCTGCGGGGAAGCTGCCGAGCGGCCCCCTGCCCAGGAGCCAGAAGGCTCAGCG gcccgCGAGCAAGATGACGCGGTGGAGCAGGAGCATGTCCTGGCTGGGATACAGGAGCTACGCAGCCAGCAGGCGGGAGACCCCCAGAAACCCAGTGCCCAGG cCACGGTCTCGGGGACCCtcgtgctcctggagctgcagccGGTCCCGGAACCTGGTCCAGAGCTCGAAGATGGTGGTGAGGAGCCAGAGCGGGTCCAGTCGTGCTCCCCAGGCGCTGCTCAGCCAAAGGGGCAGCACCACGCAGCCTGGAAGGAAGGGAGCCCAGGCAGCCCCGACGCTGCCCAGGAGCCCGGTGGGAAGCAAAGCTGCCGGGTGGGGCAAGCCCCCACGGGCCATCCCAGTGCTGGCAGCCGGGGCAGCCAG CTTGGTGTTAGGGTGCACAGCCAGGTGTCAGCGCCGCCTGGGAGGCGTGGGGAGCCGCCAGTGG CGGCAGTGCCCACGCAGAATGTAGTGGGGACCTCGGCTCGCCTGAACACTCACCGGTGGGAGCAAGTGTCCTCCTCTCCGCACCCGGCTGGCCGCGGGG AGCCGAGCCCCGGCGGGACCCCGCCGCGGGCCGCCTCGGTGCGGGAGAGAGCCCAGCGCTTCAccccggcgggcccgggcccggcccccggcccggcgggggcgggcgaggcgggggggcgggccgggcccggccaaTGGCAACGGGGGCCCCGCGCGGCCCCGCCGGGGCCCTCTCAAAacgcccggggcggcggcggcggaggcgcaGAGCAGCGCCTGGCaccgggccccgccggccgcggcctCGACGGCATGAAGACCTACTTCACCATCGAGATCAAGGACGGGCGCGTGCAGCCCCACGCGCCCCGCGTCGTGGCTGCCCCCGGCAGCCAGCGGGCAG AGGTGACCCTGGGGCTGCGAAATACCCCCATCCGCATCACCACCATCCCCAGCAGCGGTGGCAGCGTCTGCAGCGTCAGCAGTATCAGCAGCAATGTCACCAAG GACCCTTGTGCCCACTTTGAGGGCACTGAGGAGCCCAGCGGCCCCGTGGCCCATCCGCCCGCTTTCTCCAGCACTCGCCAGCAATCGACCCTGCACCTCTCCCGGAGCAACAGTAGT ATGGAGCCAGAGGTGGTGGAGCAGTCCCAGGCGCCGAGGCTGGAGCCAGAGCTGCCTAACGGCATGGAGAAAGTCCAAGCGAGGGAGCTGGAGAGAAGGAGCAAGCTGAACGTTGAGGAGCTGAGCAGGATTGAGGATGAAGATATTCTGGATAAGATG ctggatcGGACAATGGACTTTGAGGAGCGGCGACTGATCCGAAACGCCATGCGGGAGCTGCGCCAACGCAAGCGAG ACCAGCGGGAGAAGGAACGGGACCAGCGGCTGCAGGAGACGAGAAGCCAGGCTACGGCAGGGAGGGCCGGCCACACCACGGAGACCACCACCACGCAGAGCACCCAGTCAGCCGACGGCTCGGCACGCAGCACCGTCACCAAGACCGAGCGTCTCACCCAGTCTA GTGATGGCAGCAAGACCTCCCGTACCACAACCATGGAGTCAAGTTACGTGAAGAGATCAGACA ATGGCAACAGCACGTTCGTTCAAACTAAGTCATCCTACAGCTCCTCTTCCAAAAAGACAGGCAG catCTTCGACCGTGAAGACGAGAGTGCCTCCAGGCAGAGCAGTCTGGCTGCGCTGGAGCGGCGCCAGGCTGAGAAGAAGAAGGAGCTGATGAAAGCTCAGAGCCTGCCCAAGACATCGGCCTCGCAGGCTCGCAAGGCCATGatggagaagctgcagaaggaGGGCGGGAG CTCGCCAAACCCTGCGGCGGCACGCACCGCTGTGCAGCGCTCCTCCAGCTTCGGTGTGCCCAATGCCAACAGCATCAAGCAGATGTTGCTGGACTGGTGCAGAGCCAAGACCCGGGGCTACGAG CACGTGGACATCCAGAACTTCTCATCCAGCTGGAGTGATGGCATGGCCTTTTGCGCCTTGGTCCACAACTTCTTCCCCGAGGCGTTTGACTACAGCCAGCTGACGCCCCAGAACCGCCGCCACAACTTCGAGGTGGCCTTCTCCTCCGCAGA gaagCACGCGGACTGTCCGCAGTTGCTGGACGTGGAGGACATGGTCCGGATGCGCGAGCCGGATTGGaagtgtgtgtacacatacattcAGGAATTCTATCGCTGCCTGGTCCAGAAGGGGCTGGTAAAAACCAAAAAGTCGTAG
- the SMTN gene encoding smoothelin isoform X1 gives MSHENLLGMDEGALRKLLEATLDLAERRRIRSAIRELQRQELERDEEALASKRFRPERGSHRQDDKENWPRSRRLEEEQQAALATLSRQLEAITDVEELTKLLRAAGEYEERKLIRAAIRKLRAEEIEAATLAGNTQSRRRNGSEPPAVPGDAQSSQRDDAEAPALAGSGKNSPRGDTELPALSESGESHGEGSTEPLATARSGEGSQRDEAEQPALAEADESGCGEAAERPPAQEPEGSAAREQDDAVEQEHVLAGIQELRSQQAGDPQKPSAQATVSGTLVLLELQPVPEPGPELEDGGEEPERVQSCSPGAAQPKGQHHAAWKEGSPGSPDAAQEPGGKQSCRVGQAPTGHPSAGSRGSQLGVRVHSQVSAPPGRRGEPPVAAVPTQNVVGTSARLNTHRWEQVSSSPHPAGRGEPSPGGTPPRAASVRERAQRFTPAGPGPAPGPAGAGEAGGRAGPGQWQRGPRAAPPGPSQNARGGGGGGAEQRLAPGPAGRGLDGMKTYFTIEIKDGRVQPHAPRVVAAPGSQRAEVTLGLRNTPIRITTIPSSGGSVCSVSSISSNVTKDPCAHFEGTEEPSGPVAHPPAFSSTRQQSTLHLSRSNSSMEPEVVEQSQAPRLEPELPNGMEKVQARELERRSKLNVEELSRIEDEDILDKMLDRTMDFEERRLIRNAMRELRQRKRDQREKERDQRLQETRSQATAGRAGHTTETTTTQSTQSADGSARSTVTKTERLTQSSDGSKTSRTTTMESSYVKRSDNGNSTFVQTKSSYSSSSKKTGSIFDREDESASRQSSLAALERRQAEKKKELMKAQSLPKTSASQARKAMMEKLQKEGGSSPNPAAARTAVQRSSSFGVPNANSIKQMLLDWCRAKTRGYEHVDIQNFSSSWSDGMAFCALVHNFFPEAFDYSQLTPQNRRHNFEVAFSSAEMLVDCVPLVEVEDMMIMGKKPDSKCVFTYVQSLYNHLRRHELRMRQKEC, from the exons CTGGAGGCGACGCTGGACCTGGCTGAGCGGCGCCGCATCCGCTCAGCCATCAGGGAGCTGCAgcggcaggagctggagcgggacGAGGAGGCACTGGCATCCAAACGCTTCCGCCCGGAGCGTGGCAGCCACCGACAGGACGACAAGGAGAACTGGCCGCG GTCCCGGCGcctggaggaggagcagcaggcagcCCTGGCCACCTTGTCCAGGCAGCTCGAAGCCATCACCGATGTGGAGGAGCTGACAAAGCTG CTGCGGGCGGCAGGTGAGTATGAGGAACGCAAGCTGATCCGAGCTGCCATCCGCAAGCTGCGGGCTGAGGAGATCGAAG CCGCAACCCTGGCTGGGAACACGCAGAGCAGACGGAGGAACGGCAGCGAGCCCCCTGCTGTGCCCGGGGATGCACAGAGCAGCCAGAGGGACGATGCTGAagcaccagcccttgctgggAGCGGGAAGAACAGCCCGAGAGGCGATACTGAGCTGCCAGCCCTGTCTGAGAGTGGGGAGAGCCATGGCGAGGGCAGCACCGAGCCCCTGGCCACAGCCAGGAGTGGGGAGGGCAGCCAGCGGGATGAGGCAGAGCAGCCGGCACTGGCCGAGGCGGATGAGAGTGGCTGCGGGGAAGCTGCCGAGCGGCCCCCTGCCCAGGAGCCAGAAGGCTCAGCG gcccgCGAGCAAGATGACGCGGTGGAGCAGGAGCATGTCCTGGCTGGGATACAGGAGCTACGCAGCCAGCAGGCGGGAGACCCCCAGAAACCCAGTGCCCAGG cCACGGTCTCGGGGACCCtcgtgctcctggagctgcagccGGTCCCGGAACCTGGTCCAGAGCTCGAAGATGGTGGTGAGGAGCCAGAGCGGGTCCAGTCGTGCTCCCCAGGCGCTGCTCAGCCAAAGGGGCAGCACCACGCAGCCTGGAAGGAAGGGAGCCCAGGCAGCCCCGACGCTGCCCAGGAGCCCGGTGGGAAGCAAAGCTGCCGGGTGGGGCAAGCCCCCACGGGCCATCCCAGTGCTGGCAGCCGGGGCAGCCAG CTTGGTGTTAGGGTGCACAGCCAGGTGTCAGCGCCGCCTGGGAGGCGTGGGGAGCCGCCAGTGG CGGCAGTGCCCACGCAGAATGTAGTGGGGACCTCGGCTCGCCTGAACACTCACCGGTGGGAGCAAGTGTCCTCCTCTCCGCACCCGGCTGGCCGCGGGG AGCCGAGCCCCGGCGGGACCCCGCCGCGGGCCGCCTCGGTGCGGGAGAGAGCCCAGCGCTTCAccccggcgggcccgggcccggcccccggcccggcgggggcgggcgaggcgggggggcgggccgggcccggccaaTGGCAACGGGGGCCCCGCGCGGCCCCGCCGGGGCCCTCTCAAAacgcccggggcggcggcggcggaggcgcaGAGCAGCGCCTGGCaccgggccccgccggccgcggcctCGACGGCATGAAGACCTACTTCACCATCGAGATCAAGGACGGGCGCGTGCAGCCCCACGCGCCCCGCGTCGTGGCTGCCCCCGGCAGCCAGCGGGCAG AGGTGACCCTGGGGCTGCGAAATACCCCCATCCGCATCACCACCATCCCCAGCAGCGGTGGCAGCGTCTGCAGCGTCAGCAGTATCAGCAGCAATGTCACCAAG GACCCTTGTGCCCACTTTGAGGGCACTGAGGAGCCCAGCGGCCCCGTGGCCCATCCGCCCGCTTTCTCCAGCACTCGCCAGCAATCGACCCTGCACCTCTCCCGGAGCAACAGTAGT ATGGAGCCAGAGGTGGTGGAGCAGTCCCAGGCGCCGAGGCTGGAGCCAGAGCTGCCTAACGGCATGGAGAAAGTCCAAGCGAGGGAGCTGGAGAGAAGGAGCAAGCTGAACGTTGAGGAGCTGAGCAGGATTGAGGATGAAGATATTCTGGATAAGATG ctggatcGGACAATGGACTTTGAGGAGCGGCGACTGATCCGAAACGCCATGCGGGAGCTGCGCCAACGCAAGCGAG ACCAGCGGGAGAAGGAACGGGACCAGCGGCTGCAGGAGACGAGAAGCCAGGCTACGGCAGGGAGGGCCGGCCACACCACGGAGACCACCACCACGCAGAGCACCCAGTCAGCCGACGGCTCGGCACGCAGCACCGTCACCAAGACCGAGCGTCTCACCCAGTCTA GTGATGGCAGCAAGACCTCCCGTACCACAACCATGGAGTCAAGTTACGTGAAGAGATCAGACA ATGGCAACAGCACGTTCGTTCAAACTAAGTCATCCTACAGCTCCTCTTCCAAAAAGACAGGCAG catCTTCGACCGTGAAGACGAGAGTGCCTCCAGGCAGAGCAGTCTGGCTGCGCTGGAGCGGCGCCAGGCTGAGAAGAAGAAGGAGCTGATGAAAGCTCAGAGCCTGCCCAAGACATCGGCCTCGCAGGCTCGCAAGGCCATGatggagaagctgcagaaggaGGGCGGGAG CTCGCCAAACCCTGCGGCGGCACGCACCGCTGTGCAGCGCTCCTCCAGCTTCGGTGTGCCCAATGCCAACAGCATCAAGCAGATGTTGCTGGACTGGTGCAGAGCCAAGACCCGGGGCTACGAG CACGTGGACATCCAGAACTTCTCATCCAGCTGGAGTGATGGCATGGCCTTTTGCGCCTTGGTCCACAACTTCTTCCCCGAGGCGTTTGACTACAGCCAGCTGACGCCCCAGAACCGCCGCCACAACTTCGAGGTGGCCTTCTCCTCCGCAGA GATGCTGGTGGACTGCGTGCCCCTGGTGGAGGTGGAAGACATGATGATTATGGGGAAGAAGCCAGATTCCAAGTGTGTCTTCACCTACGTGCAGTCCCTCTACAACCACCTGCGTCGCCACGAGTTGCGCATGCGGCAGAAAGAGTGCTAG
- the SMTN gene encoding smoothelin isoform X4: MSHENLLGMDEGALRKLLEATLDLAERRRIRSAIRELQRQELERDEEALASKRFRPERGSHRQDDKENWPRSRRLEEEQQAALATLSRQLEAITDVEELTKLLRAAGEYEERKLIRAAIRKLRAEEIEAATLAGNTQSRRRNGSEPPAVPGDAQSSQRDDAEAPALAGSGKNSPRGDTELPALSESGESHGEGSTEPLATARSGEGSQRDEAEQPALAEADESGCGEAAERPPAQEPEGSAAREQDDAVEQEHVLAGIQELRSQQAGDPQKPSAQATVSGTLVLLELQPVPEPGPELEDGGEEPERVQSCSPGAAQPKGQHHAAWKEGSPGSPDAAQEPGGKQSCRVGQAPTGHPSAGSRGSQLGVRVHSQVSAPPGRRGEPPVAAVPTQNVVGTSARLNTHRWEQVSSSPHPAGRGEVTLGLRNTPIRITTIPSSGGSVCSVSSISSNVTKDPCAHFEGTEEPSGPVAHPPAFSSTRQQSTLHLSRSNSSMEPEVVEQSQAPRLEPELPNGMEKVQARELERRSKLNVEELSRIEDEDILDKMLDRTMDFEERRLIRNAMRELRQRKRDQREKERDQRLQETRSQATAGRAGHTTETTTTQSTQSADGSARSTVTKTERLTQSSDGSKTSRTTTMESSYVKRSDNGNSTFVQTKSSYSSSSKKTGSIFDREDESASRQSSLAALERRQAEKKKELMKAQSLPKTSASQARKAMMEKLQKEGGSSPNPAAARTAVQRSSSFGVPNANSIKQMLLDWCRAKTRGYEHVDIQNFSSSWSDGMAFCALVHNFFPEAFDYSQLTPQNRRHNFEVAFSSAEMLVDCVPLVEVEDMMIMGKKPDSKCVFTYVQSLYNHLRRHELRMRQKEC, from the exons CTGGAGGCGACGCTGGACCTGGCTGAGCGGCGCCGCATCCGCTCAGCCATCAGGGAGCTGCAgcggcaggagctggagcgggacGAGGAGGCACTGGCATCCAAACGCTTCCGCCCGGAGCGTGGCAGCCACCGACAGGACGACAAGGAGAACTGGCCGCG GTCCCGGCGcctggaggaggagcagcaggcagcCCTGGCCACCTTGTCCAGGCAGCTCGAAGCCATCACCGATGTGGAGGAGCTGACAAAGCTG CTGCGGGCGGCAGGTGAGTATGAGGAACGCAAGCTGATCCGAGCTGCCATCCGCAAGCTGCGGGCTGAGGAGATCGAAG CCGCAACCCTGGCTGGGAACACGCAGAGCAGACGGAGGAACGGCAGCGAGCCCCCTGCTGTGCCCGGGGATGCACAGAGCAGCCAGAGGGACGATGCTGAagcaccagcccttgctgggAGCGGGAAGAACAGCCCGAGAGGCGATACTGAGCTGCCAGCCCTGTCTGAGAGTGGGGAGAGCCATGGCGAGGGCAGCACCGAGCCCCTGGCCACAGCCAGGAGTGGGGAGGGCAGCCAGCGGGATGAGGCAGAGCAGCCGGCACTGGCCGAGGCGGATGAGAGTGGCTGCGGGGAAGCTGCCGAGCGGCCCCCTGCCCAGGAGCCAGAAGGCTCAGCG gcccgCGAGCAAGATGACGCGGTGGAGCAGGAGCATGTCCTGGCTGGGATACAGGAGCTACGCAGCCAGCAGGCGGGAGACCCCCAGAAACCCAGTGCCCAGG cCACGGTCTCGGGGACCCtcgtgctcctggagctgcagccGGTCCCGGAACCTGGTCCAGAGCTCGAAGATGGTGGTGAGGAGCCAGAGCGGGTCCAGTCGTGCTCCCCAGGCGCTGCTCAGCCAAAGGGGCAGCACCACGCAGCCTGGAAGGAAGGGAGCCCAGGCAGCCCCGACGCTGCCCAGGAGCCCGGTGGGAAGCAAAGCTGCCGGGTGGGGCAAGCCCCCACGGGCCATCCCAGTGCTGGCAGCCGGGGCAGCCAG CTTGGTGTTAGGGTGCACAGCCAGGTGTCAGCGCCGCCTGGGAGGCGTGGGGAGCCGCCAGTGG CGGCAGTGCCCACGCAGAATGTAGTGGGGACCTCGGCTCGCCTGAACACTCACCGGTGGGAGCAAGTGTCCTCCTCTCCGCACCCGGCTGGCCGCGGGG AGGTGACCCTGGGGCTGCGAAATACCCCCATCCGCATCACCACCATCCCCAGCAGCGGTGGCAGCGTCTGCAGCGTCAGCAGTATCAGCAGCAATGTCACCAAG GACCCTTGTGCCCACTTTGAGGGCACTGAGGAGCCCAGCGGCCCCGTGGCCCATCCGCCCGCTTTCTCCAGCACTCGCCAGCAATCGACCCTGCACCTCTCCCGGAGCAACAGTAGT ATGGAGCCAGAGGTGGTGGAGCAGTCCCAGGCGCCGAGGCTGGAGCCAGAGCTGCCTAACGGCATGGAGAAAGTCCAAGCGAGGGAGCTGGAGAGAAGGAGCAAGCTGAACGTTGAGGAGCTGAGCAGGATTGAGGATGAAGATATTCTGGATAAGATG ctggatcGGACAATGGACTTTGAGGAGCGGCGACTGATCCGAAACGCCATGCGGGAGCTGCGCCAACGCAAGCGAG ACCAGCGGGAGAAGGAACGGGACCAGCGGCTGCAGGAGACGAGAAGCCAGGCTACGGCAGGGAGGGCCGGCCACACCACGGAGACCACCACCACGCAGAGCACCCAGTCAGCCGACGGCTCGGCACGCAGCACCGTCACCAAGACCGAGCGTCTCACCCAGTCTA GTGATGGCAGCAAGACCTCCCGTACCACAACCATGGAGTCAAGTTACGTGAAGAGATCAGACA ATGGCAACAGCACGTTCGTTCAAACTAAGTCATCCTACAGCTCCTCTTCCAAAAAGACAGGCAG catCTTCGACCGTGAAGACGAGAGTGCCTCCAGGCAGAGCAGTCTGGCTGCGCTGGAGCGGCGCCAGGCTGAGAAGAAGAAGGAGCTGATGAAAGCTCAGAGCCTGCCCAAGACATCGGCCTCGCAGGCTCGCAAGGCCATGatggagaagctgcagaaggaGGGCGGGAG CTCGCCAAACCCTGCGGCGGCACGCACCGCTGTGCAGCGCTCCTCCAGCTTCGGTGTGCCCAATGCCAACAGCATCAAGCAGATGTTGCTGGACTGGTGCAGAGCCAAGACCCGGGGCTACGAG CACGTGGACATCCAGAACTTCTCATCCAGCTGGAGTGATGGCATGGCCTTTTGCGCCTTGGTCCACAACTTCTTCCCCGAGGCGTTTGACTACAGCCAGCTGACGCCCCAGAACCGCCGCCACAACTTCGAGGTGGCCTTCTCCTCCGCAGA GATGCTGGTGGACTGCGTGCCCCTGGTGGAGGTGGAAGACATGATGATTATGGGGAAGAAGCCAGATTCCAAGTGTGTCTTCACCTACGTGCAGTCCCTCTACAACCACCTGCGTCGCCACGAGTTGCGCATGCGGCAGAAAGAGTGCTAG